A window from Bacteroidota bacterium encodes these proteins:
- a CDS encoding T9SS type A sorting domain-containing protein, whose product MRRRLSLIGVVLTLILSVAPCANAQWVQTNGPSGGRVFSILASGLNLFAGTERGVFLSTDNAESWTPTDNGLTPFAISLAGNDTNLFEGLASGGIFRSTNSGATWNAINSPFSQGYEVRALAASGTHLFAGGSNGGFRSTDNGTSWTQVIPYSVLALVVSGTNVFAGTDGGGVYASYDAGGTWADANTGLNQTHVGSLAANGTDVIAGTADGVFRSTNNGASWIDVNSSLTHSNIFALAVSGSSIYAGTAAGIFLSTNNGSSWSAVNTGLTSLFIHVLIANGTNVYAGTEGAGCYRLSNGGTRWQASSTGLPIIGVLSLLVSGPDLYAGTYDAGVFRSTDNGMSWTASRDGATFSIANVLGISGATLFAGTYGDGLFRSTDSGESWEPSVTGLPKSPIIAFVASGPAIFVGTQDSGVYRSTDTGHTWTESNASPLSIQVYALVIVGPNLVAGTQHGVFRSSDIGTHWTKVGSGLTDSMVLVFALTGSNLFAGTSQGGIFRSTDSGTSWTPASSGLPIPYPYINTFAVSGTNLFTKAGKLMLSTDSGTSWTSIESGMVNDSIESLAVGSTDLFAGNVDVGGVWRRPLAEMIPANAVNVLPRAEHSIIGYPNPFTQSTTISVSTPESGIADVTIVNLLGTEVKRIFSGELGAGEHSFSWDAHEFAPGIYECVITTNGVVARVPIVLAR is encoded by the coding sequence ATGAGGCGACGTCTCTCGCTAATCGGTGTGGTTCTCACACTCATACTCTCTGTTGCGCCGTGTGCGAACGCGCAGTGGGTGCAAACCAATGGCCCATCCGGCGGTCGCGTGTTCAGCATCCTCGCGAGTGGCTTGAATCTCTTCGCGGGGACAGAACGCGGCGTATTTCTCTCAACCGACAACGCGGAAAGTTGGACGCCCACCGACAATGGGCTCACTCCGTTCGCGATTTCCCTTGCTGGCAACGATACGAACCTGTTCGAAGGATTAGCCTCTGGTGGCATTTTCCGTTCAACCAACAGCGGTGCGACATGGAACGCAATCAATAGTCCTTTCTCCCAGGGATATGAAGTGAGAGCGCTTGCAGCAAGCGGCACACATCTCTTCGCTGGTGGTAGTAATGGAGGGTTTCGTTCGACCGATAACGGGACCTCTTGGACTCAGGTCATCCCATACTCTGTTCTGGCCTTAGTCGTCAGCGGAACAAACGTCTTTGCGGGGACCGATGGAGGAGGTGTCTATGCTTCGTACGATGCCGGAGGCACATGGGCGGACGCTAATACCGGGTTAAATCAGACGCATGTTGGAAGCCTTGCCGCGAATGGTACAGATGTGATTGCTGGGACTGCTGATGGGGTCTTTCGCTCTACGAATAATGGCGCAAGCTGGATTGATGTTAATTCAAGTCTGACACACAGCAATATTTTTGCACTTGCCGTAAGTGGTTCGAGTATCTATGCGGGCACTGCTGCTGGCATATTCCTTTCGACCAACAACGGTTCAAGCTGGAGCGCAGTAAATACCGGATTGACGAGTCTATTCATCCATGTGCTCATCGCAAATGGAACGAACGTCTATGCCGGAACGGAGGGAGCCGGTTGTTATCGCTTGTCAAATGGCGGCACTCGCTGGCAAGCCTCCAGTACGGGCTTGCCCATTATTGGAGTGCTTTCGCTTCTCGTGAGCGGGCCGGATCTCTATGCCGGTACATACGATGCAGGCGTGTTTCGCTCGACCGATAACGGCATGAGCTGGACAGCATCGCGCGACGGCGCGACCTTCTCGATTGCCAACGTCCTTGGGATCAGCGGTGCAACCCTTTTTGCAGGTACCTACGGCGACGGCTTGTTTCGCTCGACTGACAGCGGCGAGAGTTGGGAGCCTTCGGTTACCGGTTTGCCAAAATCGCCGATAATAGCATTCGTTGCGAGTGGCCCAGCAATCTTCGTCGGCACGCAGGATAGCGGGGTATACCGCTCGACTGACACTGGCCACACTTGGACTGAATCCAATGCCAGCCCACTGAGTATTCAAGTCTACGCACTTGTCATTGTGGGGCCCAATCTCGTTGCAGGAACGCAGCATGGCGTGTTCCGCTCGAGTGACATCGGCACACATTGGACGAAAGTCGGTAGCGGATTGACGGACTCGATGGTGCTCGTGTTCGCATTAACGGGCAGCAACCTTTTTGCGGGAACATCCCAGGGCGGCATCTTTCGTTCGACCGACAGCGGCACTAGTTGGACGCCGGCAAGTTCAGGTTTGCCCATTCCGTATCCGTACATCAATACCTTTGCCGTCAGTGGCACAAATCTCTTTACAAAGGCTGGCAAGCTTATGCTCTCGACCGATAGCGGGACAAGCTGGACTTCCATCGAAAGCGGAATGGTCAATGACTCGATCGAGTCGCTCGCTGTCGGCAGTACCGATCTCTTTGCTGGGAATGTTGATGTCGGCGGTGTTTGGCGCCGCCCTCTTGCAGAGATGATCCCCGCGAATGCCGTCAATGTCTTGCCACGTGCGGAACACTCGATCATCGGGTATCCAAACCCATTCACCCAATCCACCACCATCAGCGTTTCAACACCGGAGAGTGGAATAGCGGACGTGACCATCGTGAACCTCCTCGGCACGGAAGTAAAACGGATATTCTCCGGTGAGTTAGGCGCTGGCGAACATAGCTTCTCGTGGGATGCGCACGAGTTTGCGCCGGGTATATATGAGTGCGTTATCACGACGAATGGCGTTGTGGCTCGCGTGCCGATCGTCCTCGCGCGATAG
- a CDS encoding DUF1028 domain-containing protein, with translation MQANYVRTFLGVLIWSLSFAFICISQSVRAQDTFSIVAVDTVTGEVGSAGASCIQSSIIISDVHPGIGAIHTQAYWNSDNQSFGYDLMEAHHTPSEIIDSLRANDAEGTPAFRQYGVVTLAGPVHSAGFTGDSCMDYKNHIVGPYYCIQGNILKDSTVLEQIESNFLAATGPLADRLMAGLQGAKIPGADTRCIADGTSSKSSFLRVAKKTDGLTSFSLDLNVPAVPTGVEPIDSLQHLYNQWKASSGVTNTPVQTGSVRVTASADETHIAFTIHGITNVSSISLTLINCVGTAMKRIVLNPADGGDGIFRVTADRSGLASGVYFYRLYGQPRGSVPQSVMLGAGKVIVE, from the coding sequence ATGCAAGCCAACTACGTTCGGACATTCCTCGGCGTCCTGATCTGGAGCCTGTCATTTGCCTTTATATGTATCAGCCAATCGGTTCGAGCGCAGGACACCTTTTCTATCGTCGCTGTCGATACGGTGACTGGTGAGGTTGGCAGTGCTGGTGCGAGTTGCATCCAGAGCAGCATCATTATCAGCGATGTTCATCCCGGCATTGGCGCTATCCACACGCAGGCCTACTGGAATAGCGATAATCAGAGTTTTGGATACGATCTCATGGAGGCACATCACACGCCTTCAGAGATTATCGATTCGCTTCGGGCCAACGATGCCGAAGGCACGCCCGCCTTCCGGCAATACGGGGTGGTGACATTGGCCGGTCCGGTCCACAGCGCTGGATTCACTGGTGATAGCTGCATGGACTACAAAAACCACATCGTGGGTCCCTACTATTGCATCCAAGGCAATATCCTAAAGGACAGCACCGTGCTCGAGCAAATCGAGTCGAATTTCCTCGCAGCCACCGGCCCGCTGGCCGATCGGCTTATGGCCGGACTCCAGGGCGCGAAGATACCCGGCGCCGATACCCGATGCATCGCCGATGGAACGTCGTCAAAATCCTCCTTTCTCCGAGTTGCCAAGAAGACCGACGGGCTGACTTCATTCTCACTAGACCTCAACGTTCCGGCTGTACCAACCGGCGTCGAACCGATCGACTCGCTGCAACATCTCTACAATCAATGGAAAGCAAGTTCCGGCGTGACTAATACGCCGGTACAAACTGGATCTGTGAGGGTTACAGCATCCGCAGATGAGACGCATATCGCGTTTACGATCCACGGCATCACGAATGTGAGTTCTATTTCGCTCACGCTCATCAACTGCGTCGGGACTGCTATGAAACGGATCGTCCTGAATCCCGCGGATGGTGGCGATGGTATCTTCCGCGTCACAGCGGACCGGAGCGGTCTCGCCTCCGGCGTCTATTTCTACCGGCTCTATGGCCAGCCGCGCGGCAGTGTGCCGCAATCGGTTATGCTGGGAGCGGGCAAGGTTATCGTGGAGTGA
- a CDS encoding YCF48-related protein, with product MSYSPMIFPHRIPSIVRLHSRALIPALLVVSLVWLSSCSSSTTTDPGSDNSAGAAGRGIFTGTVTDSATHIAVLGAIVTLSPSGKSKQTDASGAVEFDSVAMGITTVTIAKPGYITLTRPVTILNAKTVHANFALLAGSAGNSAIVGWRNVPSGTQKNLQAVCYAGSPALMFAVGFEGTFLRSSDGGNTWSTLPKPSNVDLYCVHFYDALNGVVAGDSGVLLMTKDGGLTWKRAYSYLGNVRSISCPDSTTIELAGFYPGSHTEGILERSTDRGITWTDQGLQFGVDTLYAVAFSDKNIGLTVGKHAYTLTTQSGGEGWNGDRPTYRDINLWSAWAPDNSHVFIVGDSGFISMRNQDQAYQTQMSGVTNSLFSTSFADAGHGVAVGEQGTILVTADTGQTWKNQSTGAIAYHGSAFSDAVHAVIVGDGGIILLSIVQ from the coding sequence ATGTCCTATTCGCCCATGATATTCCCGCATCGTATCCCCTCTATTGTTCGCTTACACTCTCGCGCGCTGATTCCGGCACTCCTCGTTGTTAGTCTTGTATGGCTATCGAGTTGCTCCAGCAGCACGACCACCGATCCGGGAAGTGATAATAGCGCCGGTGCCGCCGGGCGCGGAATATTCACCGGGACCGTGACGGATAGCGCCACGCATATCGCGGTGCTCGGGGCAATCGTGACACTATCGCCATCCGGCAAAAGCAAGCAGACCGATGCTTCGGGCGCGGTCGAGTTCGACAGCGTTGCGATGGGCATAACGACCGTCACAATCGCAAAGCCGGGTTACATCACGCTCACGCGTCCGGTCACTATCCTCAATGCGAAGACTGTCCATGCAAATTTCGCACTGCTGGCAGGAAGTGCGGGTAACAGTGCGATCGTCGGCTGGCGCAACGTCCCGAGCGGGACCCAAAAGAACTTGCAAGCGGTCTGCTATGCCGGCAGTCCGGCGCTGATGTTTGCCGTTGGATTCGAAGGGACATTTCTGCGAAGCTCGGACGGTGGCAATACGTGGAGTACGCTGCCTAAACCATCAAACGTCGATCTGTATTGCGTCCACTTTTACGATGCATTGAATGGAGTTGTCGCTGGCGATAGTGGAGTGCTTCTCATGACAAAGGATGGCGGACTCACCTGGAAGCGTGCATATTCGTATTTGGGCAATGTTCGCTCGATCTCCTGTCCCGACTCCACGACAATCGAACTGGCCGGCTTCTATCCCGGTAGCCACACCGAAGGCATTCTGGAGCGGAGCACAGATCGGGGGATTACGTGGACAGATCAGGGGCTTCAATTTGGCGTCGATACGCTGTATGCCGTCGCATTCTCCGACAAGAATATCGGCTTGACCGTCGGCAAGCATGCGTATACGCTTACGACACAAAGTGGCGGAGAAGGCTGGAATGGCGACCGGCCCACGTACCGCGATATCAATCTCTGGTCGGCCTGGGCGCCGGATAATAGCCATGTGTTCATAGTGGGTGATAGCGGCTTTATCTCGATGCGCAATCAGGATCAAGCATATCAAACACAAATGAGTGGCGTCACGAACAGCTTGTTCTCCACCTCGTTTGCCGATGCCGGACATGGCGTTGCAGTAGGCGAGCAAGGCACCATCCTCGTCACTGCCGATACCGGCCAGACATGGAAAAATCAATCTACAGGAGCCATCGCCTACCATGGCTCGGCATTCTCGGATGCGGTACACGCGGTCATCGTTGGTGATGGCGGGATTA